A stretch of DNA from Acidobacteriota bacterium:
TCGATCTCTTTCCGTTCGCCGTTTCGCTCGATGGTCAGCTTTGCCGGGGCGTCCTTGTTCTCGCGGATCTGGAGTGTAAGCTCCTGCGAGTTTCGGACCGCTTTGCCGTTAAAGGCCATGACCTTGTCGCCCGGTTCGAGCCCTGCCTGTTGTGCGGGACTGCCCTCGACGATAGACGTTGCCTGTACGGGTTCGACGCCCGCATCCGGGACCATGCCGATATCGCCGATGCGGTTGCCGCCGATGCTTTCAGCCGTCGGTTTGACCGTCAGAGCGAGTTGCTCGCCGCCGCGGTCAACCTTGAGCGGAAGTTCGCGGTCCGGCGAGATGGCGATATTGTCGCGGACCTGTTCCCAGGTCGGGTTCTTGACTGTGTCCACCTCGACGATGCGGTCGCCAGGCTTAATTCCTGCCTGGTCAGCCGCTCCACCAGGAGCGACCATTCCGACGATCGGAGCGGGCATCGACGGGATACCGTAGATCATTGCAGCTCCGAAGGGGATCGAAAGTGCGAGCAGAATATTCATGAACGGGCCGCCGAGCATGACGAGAAATTTCTGCCAGCGGGGACGAAGCTCATAAAGCTCTTCATCCGGGACCTTTTCGCCCTCGGATTCGCCGCCCTCAAGCGAGGCCGTTGCCTCATCGCCGTAAAGCTTAACGTAGGCACCGAGCGGGATCGCTGAAATGCGGTAGTCCGTATGGCCGCGTTTGAAGCCCCAGATCCGCGGGCCCAAGCCGAAGAACGAGTAAGCCTCGACACGCATGCCGAACATCTTCGCCACGATAAAATGGCCGAATTCGTGAATATTAATTGCGACGCCGAGAACGAAAACGACGGCTAGAACTGGTAATAAATACTCCCACATATAAATACGGTGCGCTTCCGGGAACGCATTTCAATTAGAGCTTATCAAACACGGACACGTTGCAGATATTCGGTACATCACGGCAATAGGTCCGCGACCTCTATCTAAGCTAAACCGCCGAGGCGGAATGCTGAAGTTTCATTATAGCGCGCGAGCGGGCCCATGCATCGGCCGAAAGCACCGCTTCGAGGCTGTCAGCCGGGACCGGTTCGTGATCGCCCATTACCGCTTCATTCAACGTCGCAATTTCGGCGAGCCCGATGCGGCCATCGAGGAATGCCCGGACGGCGACCTCATTTGCCGCATTGAGCACGGCCGGCATCGTCCCGCCCGTCCGCAATGCCCGATACGCGAGCCCGAGACACGGGAAGCGTTCGGTGTCGGGCTCCTCAAAGGTCAGCCCGCTGACCGCGGCGAGGTCGAGCGGTTCGAGGCAATTCTCAGTCCGGTCCGGATAGGTCAGCGCATACTGGATCGGGTGTTTCATATCGGTCACGCCGAGTTGGGCGATGACTGAGCCATCGACCATCTCAACCATCGAATGAACGACCGATTGCGGATGGACGATGACCGATATCTGGTCGGCATCGAATCCAAAAAGCCATCTTGCCTCGATGACCTCGAGGCCCTTATTCATCAGCGTCGCCGAATCGATGGTGATCTTTTCGCCCATCGACCAGTTCGGGTGGTTGAGTGCTTCTTCGCGGGTCGCCGAGGCGATCTCTTCTTTGGTCTTCGTCCGAAAAGGCCCGCCCGATGCGGTCAAAATTAGCCGCCGCACCTCTGAGTTTTTCTCGCCGCGGAGGCATTGGTGTATCGCGTTGTGTTCGCTATCGACCGGCAATATCTCTGCCCCGCTAGCTGCGGCCGCGGCAGTCATCAGTTCGCCGGCCATCACGAGTGTTTCTTTATTGGCGAGAGCGATCCGCTTTCCGGCCTCGATGGCGCGAAGCGTCGGCACAAAGCCGACCGCACCGACCGTTGCGGAAACGACCGTCTCTGCATCGGGGTGTGTCGCGACCGCTATCAGGCCATTTTCATTGAGCTCGATCTGCGGAATTGATGCACCGCGTTTGGCAAGCTCGCGCTCAAGAGCTTCGGCGCAAGCTTCATCTTCGCAAGACACCAAATCGGGTTTAAACTTTGCGATCTGGTCTGCGAAGACGGTCATATTGCGTCCCGCCGCCATTGCGACAACACGAAGATCGCCAAGATGCTCAACGACGCGAAGCGTATTTTGGCCAATAGAACCGGTGGAACCGAGAATTGAGATGCCTTTCATCATCGACGGGAAAGCTAAAGATTAACACACGGCCGCCCGATTCGGCACGGTTTTTGCGGTTTTCATAGTGCCAACTGCATGCCCGTGTACAGTATTCGTACACTTCCTTTCGTTCGTTTCACTTCACCGAAGCGCGACGAGGCTCGCCCCGATCGGGCACGGCAGATCTTACTTAAAAAAGGAGAAATGCTATGAAAAAGACAATAATCTTTACACTGATGTTTGGAATGGCTATGGTCGTTCTTCCGCCGATAAACGTAAGCGCGGCCGGTTCAACTTCGGTAGCCGCAGAGCAACTTTGGGAGGGCCAGCAGCGCCGCGGGCGGTATGACCGGCGCAACGACCGCCGTTATGATCGCAGGTACGACCGAAGGGACCGTCGGAACGGGCGGTACGACAGGCGGAGTGACCGGCGTTACGATCGACGCTACGACCGCAGGTACGACCGTCGCGGTAATCGCGGCCGGGTCTATTCGTACACGACGACCCGCTACGTCCGCCGCTGGTTCAGGACATATCGAGAGACGATCCGCGTTACACATTTGCCGAACGGACGAACCAAGACGCAGGTCATTCGCCGCGTTCGGGTTCGCTAAAGGTGGCGGCTCTCCCCGCCTTTATTTTGAATATTCCCTCTTCGCGAATTCATTCGTCGCTTCAAGCCTGTCGGTTTGCTCATCTCCGGCGGCCTGTCGTTCGGAAAGAAACCGATTGAACTCGGCCGAGCGGTTCCGTGGGACGCTTAGCGTTTTCCACTCGCTCGCCCGCAGGTGCTTTGCCAAAAAGACGATCTGGCCGATGTGATATGGGTAATGCGTGAGTTGGCGGTTTATCGCTTCAACTACAGTGTGCGGTTCGCCGCGGATGGTGATGGTCTTTTCGAAGTCGTCGGCCGTAAGCGACTCAAGCGTTTCGAAAAGCGTTTGCCAGCCCGATTCCCAATAAGCCATCAGCGATTCGCGCGTATCCTCGATCAACTCGAACTCCGTGTCGCGATGGCGGTCGGGCTTTTCGCCATCGGAGGTGAGAAAGTCACGCCAGCGGGAACGCTGATTGCCGGCGATATGCTTGACGATTAGAGCAAGCGAATTTGACTCTTCATCGATCTGGAGAAAGAACTCGTCGTCGCTCACCTGCTCCAGCGCCCGCTCGGCCAGCCGCTTGTAGCTGCGAAAGGAGCGTATCGCGTCGTCCTTGTAATTGCTCAAAATGTTCATTGCGTCCTATCGATCTCACCGGAATCAAGATGCCGTTTTGCTATCTCAAGTGCACCGAATATGTCCGGAGCAAAATTCTTTTTATCAACCATTTCGACAAAGCCGCTCTTGCGCATTACTCGATAAACCCCACGCGACACCGCCGAAAATACAATGACACATCCGCTCCCGTGCGCTTCCTTTACCAGTTCTTCAAGAATGTGGATCCCGCTCGCGTCGATAGATGGAACTTCCCGCAATCGGAGGATTATCACCTTCGGCTTGGTCGTGACAATGCGTATCGATTCCTTGAATTGACTTACGGCTCCGAAAAACAACGAACCGTAAACCTCAAAGACCTCGACGCCTTTCGGGATGTCGATCTTCGACATGTCCCGGGACTTGAACTCCTCGTCCTCTTCCAGGGTATCCGTGATGACATCAACGTGGGCCTCTTTTGACATTTTCTGGAGGAAGAGAAACGCCGCAAGCAAAATGCCGACCTGAATTGCCACGGTAAGTTCGATAAAAACCGTCAGGAAAAATGTTGCCAATAGAACCGCAATGTCGCCACGCGGGCTCTTAAGCAGGTGCTTGAACTCGCGCCACTCGCTCATGTTGTAGGCAACGACGATCAGAACCGCGGCAAGAGTCGCCATTGGTATCATCGCTGCCCATTTACCGATGAACAGGAGGACGAGCAGTAGGAAAACAGCATGAATTATAGCCGCGAACGGGGTCTTGCCGCCGCTTTTGATATTGGTGGCCGTGCGAGCTATCGCACCGGTCGCCGGAATTCCGCCGAAGATCGCCGAGGCGATGTTGCCGGCCCCCTGGCCGACGAGTTCCATATTTGAGCGGTGCCGTGTTCCGGTCATGCCGTCTGCGACAACCGACGATAACAGCGACTCGAGCGCCGCAAGTATTGCAATGGTGAGGGCCGGCGTGAACAGTTCCTGGAATACCGCCCAGGTCACGGTCGGCAGTTGCGGTGAGGGAAGCCCGGTCGGCATGCCGCCAAACCGCGATTCGATGGTCGCAACCGGTATCTGAAAATATTGAACCGCGAAAGTCACGGCAAGGATAGCGATCAGTTGTCCGGGGACGCGGTGCGTTACTTTTGGCCAGATGATGATGATAAAGAGAGAAGCGGCACCGACGGCGAGGGTGTAGGGATCGACATTGCCGATATGGCGGAAGTATTCGATCCACTTTTCGATGAAGTCCGCGGGAACTCTTTCGATGTTCAGTCCAAGCAGGTCATTGATCTGTGATGAGGAGATTATTACCGCGATCCCGGATGTAAAACCGACAATTACCGGATACGGTACGAACTTGAGCAACGCTCCCATGCGAGCAAGACCCATTATTATGAGCATTACGCCTGCGATCAGCGTTGCGACCACCAGGCCGTCGTAGCCGTATTTCTGGACGATGCCGTAAACAATGACGACGAACGCACCGGTGGGGCCGCTTATCTGTGTACGCGAGCCGCCGAGTATGGCGATGACGAACCCGGCAACGATCGCAGTGTAAAGCCCTTGCTCCGGCTTTACACCCGAAGCGATGGCAAGAGCAATGGCCAGTGGAAGTGCGACTACACCGACCGTCAAACCGCCCATCAGATCGCCCTGAAACTGCTTGAACGTATATCCTTCTTTCAGGACCGACAGCAGTTTTGGTTCGAATTGCTGAGACATCTGCTTACCTATTGTCGAGTGAATTCGGCAATGGACTTTCGGCGGACACGAGAATCATGCACACAATTTATACGAGATCTTCATTGCAGCCTGCGTTTGAAACCGGCAAGCATCTTCTGAACCTCCATCACCTCAGAGCTTATGGACTGGTAACTCGCCGGCTCAATAAGTTCTAAGTCGTGGGCCATAAGAGCGTAATACTCCAAACGCTTTGCCAGCGATAAGGCAAAATTTACCGACGCTGCGAACTCGGCGTCGTTAGCCTTGGCGGCACCCTCGGCAATGTAGGCAGGAATATCGACCGCCGTCTTTCGCAGCGAATGACGCAATCCAAAAGTCTCTTCCCGCGGAAAATCGGCCGTCAACTTGTAGGTGAGAAGCGCCAGGTCATGTGCCCGCTGCCATACCTTTAAGTTTCTGAAATCCTGCATAAGTTTTCGTCAAGCTATTAGCTTTTAGCCGTAAGCCGTTAGCCTCTTAAAATTTCTTGCTAAAAGCTTACAGCTTATGGCTAACAGCTTGAACTGACCTCCCCCCTATTCTTGTTACCGATCTAAACTAGAGGATTTCGGGTTTCCTGGTAGTTTTGAACTGCCTCGTTCGGGGTCAGGCCGCACAGTGCGGAGTGCGGCCTGAATCCGTTGTAATCATCCTTGAATGCCCGGATCTTCTCGACCGCATCTTCGATCGACAGGAACCAGTTGACGTTCAGGCATTCGTCGCGAAAGCTGCCGTTGAAGGACTCGATGAAGGCGTTATCCGTGGGCTTTCCCGGCCGTGAGAAGTCCAGCGTGACATCGTTCTCGTATGCCCAGTGGTCAAGCACCTTCGAGATGAACTCGCTGCCGTTATCGACCTGTATTCGCTTTGGCACAAGCCCTCTCGTCTGTTTGATGCGCTCCATCACATTGACAACATCGGGGCCTTTCAAGGACTGGCCGACCTCGATCTCCAGACATTCGCGACTATAATTATCGACTAAAGTTAAGACCCGAAAACGGCTCCCGTCGAACAGCTGGTCGGCGACGAAGTCCATGCTCCAGCACTCATGCGGACCGGTAAGAACTGGCCGCTCCATTCTATGGGCCGCCGCCTTTCGCCTTCTCGGCCTCTTCCGTCTCAGGTTCAAGCCCTCTTCCTTGTATATGCGGTACGTACGCTTGTGGTTGTCCCGCCAGCCTTCACGTCTGAGAACCGTGTGGATCCGCCAGAAACCGTATCTTACCCGCGTTTCCGCGATCTCCCTGATCCGCCGCCTCACTGCCCGGTCATCTCTCGGCCGCTCGATATACCGGAACACCTTCCGCGAGATCGCCACCACCGAACACGCCCGGCGTTCCGAGACCCGGTAAGAATCCAGCAACCACCTTACTAACTGCTTTTTCTGCTTTGCACTCAGACACTTTTTTTTAACACGTCCTGCAGCATCTGCTTGTCCAAGCTCAGATCCGCCACCACCCGCTTCAACTGCAGATTCTCTTCCTCGAGCTGCCTCAACCGCCTCAACTCCGCCGTTCCAAGTCCATCGTACTTCTTCTTCCAGTTGTAGAAAGTCGCCTCGCTCACACCCATCTTCCGGCACACCTCCGCGACTGGAACTCCGGTCTCCGCCTGCTTCAACGCAAACACGATCTGCTGCTCCGTAAACTTCGATCTCTTCATGGTAATTATGTCTCCTCATATTGTCATAATTACCCGGCTTCCTCTATTTTAGTTTGGTATCTTTTTTCGGGGGGAGGTCAGAACTAACTGATCCCGATCGACAGGCTCCTGTTCGCCGGTTTTCATATTCTTGAGCGTGACCTTGCCTTCGGCGATCTCGCTTTCGCCGAGGACGGCGACGTAGGGAACCTTGATCTGGTCGGCGTATTTCATTTGCTTGCCAAATTTATCGGGCTCGGGATAGACGGTAGCGCGAAGGCCGGCGGAACGGAGTTCGGCGGCGAGCTTTAGCGATTCGGCGACCGTCTCTTCGCTCCAGATGGTGACCATTACGTCGGCGGGGGTCGAATCGGCGATCTCCGGCGGAAACATTCCGCGCTCTTCCATTACGACAAGAATGCGTTCAAGCCCGAGCGAAAATCCGCACGCCGGTATCTGCTCTTTGCCAAACATCCCGATCAGCCCGTCATATCGCCCACCGCCGCCGAGCGAACCGGCGAGGTCGGGAACATTAATTTCGAAGATCGCTCCGGTGTAATAAGAAAGCCCGCGGGCGAGCGATGGATCGAGTTGGACCGGGCAATCGCCCGCAAACGTTAGAACGTGGCC
This window harbors:
- the rseP gene encoding RIP metalloprotease RseP; translation: MWEYLLPVLAVVFVLGVAINIHEFGHFIVAKMFGMRVEAYSFFGLGPRIWGFKRGHTDYRISAIPLGAYVKLYGDEATASLEGGESEGEKVPDEELYELRPRWQKFLVMLGGPFMNILLALSIPFGAAMIYGIPSMPAPIVGMVAPGGAADQAGIKPGDRIVEVDTVKNPTWEQVRDNIAISPDRELPLKVDRGGEQLALTVKPTAESIGGNRIGDIGMVPDAGVEPVQATSIVEGSPAQQAGLEPGDKVMAFNGKAVRNSQELTLQIRENKDAPAKLTIERNGERKEIDIAARQDSDGIFRIGVGFGAAAITTRVPTGIIGAATFAYQANMRVLVMTGKVFGQLFSGQRSVQDAGIAGPVGIVRTIASATEGGDTLAKLFSLLAAISLSLGIFNLLPIPLLDGGQIMVLGIEKVMSWFGATLSLAIKEKIQLAGLAFILFLMVFVTYMDISKLF
- a CDS encoding 1-deoxy-D-xylulose-5-phosphate reductoisomerase → MMKGISILGSTGSIGQNTLRVVEHLGDLRVVAMAAGRNMTVFADQIAKFKPDLVSCEDEACAEALERELAKRGASIPQIELNENGLIAVATHPDAETVVSATVGAVGFVPTLRAIEAGKRIALANKETLVMAGELMTAAAAASGAEILPVDSEHNAIHQCLRGEKNSEVRRLILTASGGPFRTKTKEEIASATREEALNHPNWSMGEKITIDSATLMNKGLEVIEARWLFGFDADQISVIVHPQSVVHSMVEMVDGSVIAQLGVTDMKHPIQYALTYPDRTENCLEPLDLAAVSGLTFEEPDTERFPCLGLAYRALRTGGTMPAVLNAANEVAVRAFLDGRIGLAEIATLNEAVMGDHEPVPADSLEAVLSADAWARSRAIMKLQHSASAV
- a CDS encoding DUF1572 family protein, which gives rise to MNILSNYKDDAIRSFRSYKRLAERALEQVSDDEFFLQIDEESNSLALIVKHIAGNQRSRWRDFLTSDGEKPDRHRDTEFELIEDTRESLMAYWESGWQTLFETLESLTADDFEKTITIRGEPHTVVEAINRQLTHYPYHIGQIVFLAKHLRASEWKTLSVPRNRSAEFNRFLSERQAAGDEQTDRLEATNEFAKREYSK
- the sulP gene encoding sulfate permease translates to MSQQFEPKLLSVLKEGYTFKQFQGDLMGGLTVGVVALPLAIALAIASGVKPEQGLYTAIVAGFVIAILGGSRTQISGPTGAFVVIVYGIVQKYGYDGLVVATLIAGVMLIIMGLARMGALLKFVPYPVIVGFTSGIAVIISSSQINDLLGLNIERVPADFIEKWIEYFRHIGNVDPYTLAVGAASLFIIIIWPKVTHRVPGQLIAILAVTFAVQYFQIPVATIESRFGGMPTGLPSPQLPTVTWAVFQELFTPALTIAILAALESLLSSVVADGMTGTRHRSNMELVGQGAGNIASAIFGGIPATGAIARTATNIKSGGKTPFAAIIHAVFLLLVLLFIGKWAAMIPMATLAAVLIVVAYNMSEWREFKHLLKSPRGDIAVLLATFFLTVFIELTVAIQVGILLAAFLFLQKMSKEAHVDVITDTLEEDEEFKSRDMSKIDIPKGVEVFEVYGSLFFGAVSQFKESIRIVTTKPKVIILRLREVPSIDASGIHILEELVKEAHGSGCVIVFSAVSRGVYRVMRKSGFVEMVDKKNFAPDIFGALEIAKRHLDSGEIDRTQ
- a CDS encoding four helix bundle protein; its protein translation is MQDFRNLKVWQRAHDLALLTYKLTADFPREETFGLRHSLRKTAVDIPAYIAEGAAKANDAEFAASVNFALSLAKRLEYYALMAHDLELIEPASYQSISSEVMEVQKMLAGFKRRLQ
- a CDS encoding IS3 family transposase (programmed frameshift) encodes the protein MKRSKFTEQQIVFALKQAETGVPVAEVCRKMGVSEATFYNWKKKYDGLGTAELRRLRQLEEENLQLKRVVADLSLDKQMLQDVFKKKCLSAKQKKQLVRWLLDSYRVSERRACSVVAISRKVFRYIERPRDDRAVRRRIREIAETRVRYGFWRIHTVLRREGWRDNHKRTYRIYKEEGLNLRRKRPRRRKAAAHRMERPVLTGPHECWSMDFVADQLFDGSRFRVLTLVDNYSRECLEIEVGQSLKGPDVVNVMERIKQTRGLVPKRIQVDNGSEFISKVLDHWAYENDVTLDFSRPGKPTDNAFIESFNGSFRDECLNVNWFLSIEDAVEKIRAFKDDYNGFRPHSALCGLTPNEAVQNYQETRNPLV